Proteins found in one Melospiza georgiana isolate bMelGeo1 chromosome 1, bMelGeo1.pri, whole genome shotgun sequence genomic segment:
- the ELOC gene encoding elongin-C produces MDGEEKTYGGCEGPDAMYVKLISSDGHEFIVKREHALTSGTIKAMLSGPGQFAENETNEVNFREIPSHVLSKVCMYFTYKVRYTNSSTEIPEFPIAPEIALELLMAANFLDC; encoded by the exons ATGG ATGGAGAAGAGAAGACGTATGGTGGGTGTGAGGGCCCAGATGCGATGTATGTGAAGTTAATATCCTCTGATGGCCATGAGTTCATTGTAAAAAGAGAGCATGCATTAACATCAGGAACAATAAAAGCTATGTTGAGTGGACCAG GTCAGTttgcagaaaatgaaacaaatgagGTGAATTTTAGAGAGATCCCATCCCATGTCCTATCCAAAGTATGCATGTATTTCACCTACAAGGTCCGCTATACTAACAGCTCTACGGAGATTCCTGAATTCCCAATTGCACCTGAAATTGCACTGGAACTTCTGATGGCTGCAAACTTCTTAGattgttaa